A window of Ananas comosus cultivar F153 linkage group 4, ASM154086v1, whole genome shotgun sequence contains these coding sequences:
- the LOC109708423 gene encoding receptor kinase-like protein Xa21 isoform X2 gives MEGFHALFFLINLLHMISTAPCAATAGIKHAASDRAALLSFKSLVNDNPFGVLSSWTNGSFHYCRWRGVSCGRRHQDRVTALDLKSLGLAGSISPSIANLTFIQRIELSDNKLDGRIPEELGSLRRLRYLNLSVNSLHGTIPFSLGAIPATLGNLAQLQYLDLQFNSFTGSIPGSLGNLSSLLFLSLDYNKLLGAMPPTFGSLLSLKTLEIQYNSLTGTIPSTLVNLSSLNWLSLRGNSLHGEIPHFAELPFLSYLNCAINYLSGSIPNSLGRLSSLEYLILRMNNLTGEIPSSLYNLSSLKALELAYNQLEGTLPSNIGNALPNLQLLCMSSNQLRGRIPASLSNASELNHLELSLNAFHGTIPPTLGALKSLLRLELATNRLEARKPSDWSFITALTNCTSLYVLDLKNNLLQGMMPKSLLNLSTNLNTLGLANNQISGIIPTEIEKFVNLIYLDMSINNFRGTIPVDISHLWQLQYLDLSTNTLSGEIPSSLGNLTRMDKLYLSNNKLEGAIPPILSNMLMLELLNLSNNRLSGSIPKEALSVSSLASFLDLSHNLLNDSIPSEVGNLINIRELDLSNNRLSGEIPENIGKCTILEILHLENNLFQGYIPSSLSNLRGLKDIDLSKNFYSGQIPAFLDELPDLQYLNLSFNSFEGRVPMKGVFKNASKVSLIGNPKLCGGIPELHLPKCTSDAFAAKHHSDYKLKVIVIPIGGAILCLIIITGLLRIHQLIKKSQRKLLSGFSLRNRHMKISYDELFKATNGFSSDNLIGTGSFGSVYKAAMNYENADIVAVKVLNLQQHGAFRSFMSECEALRSIRHRNLVKILTSCSSLDHHGNDFKALVFEYMPNGSLEEWLHSNACQNRPFRSLSLIQRLNIAIDIASALEYLHHEGSVPIVHCDLKPSNVLLDNEMTAHLGDFGLAKFLRQPPDESSERSSTGTAGIKGSIGYVPPGSAMCTALEFFCWRCLLE, from the exons ATGGAAGGCTTCcatgcactattttttctcatcAATCTATTGCATATGATCTCCACCGCCCCGTGCGCCGCAACCGCCGGGATAAAACATGCTGCATCCGACCGCGCTGCTCTCCTCTCCTTCAAGTCCCTCGTCAATGACAATCCGTTCGGAGTGCTCTCCTCGTGGACCAATGGCTCTTTCCACTACTGCAGGTGGCGTGGCGTCTCTTGTGGCCGCCGCCATCAAGACCGGGTCACGGCTCTTGACCTCAAGTCTCTCGGCCTAGCCGGTTCCATATCACCCTCCATAGCCAACCTCACATTCATCCAGAGGATCGAGCTGTCCGACAACAAGCTAGATGGGCGCATCCCAGAAGAGTTAGGTAGCCTACGCCGGCTGCGATATCTTAACCTCAGTGTGAATTCTCTTCACGGAACAATCCCGTTTTCACTTG GAGCCATCCCTGCTACTTTGGGCAATCTTGCTCAGCTTCAATACCTTGATCTACAATTCAATAGCTTTACTGGGTCCATCCCAGGTTCACTTGGCAACCTCTCCTCCCTACTATTTCTTTCTTTAGATTATAATAAACTGTTAGGAGCCATGCCTCCAACCTTTGGTAGCCTTCTCTCCTTGAAGACACTTGAAATCCAATACAATAGTCTCACAGGAACCATTCCATCGACTCTCGTGAATCTCTCCTCTTTGAACTGGCTTTCGCTACGAGGAAACAGCCTTCATGGTGAAATTCCTCACTTTGCAGAACTTCCATTCCTCTCTTACTTGAACTGTGCTATTAATTATCTCTCCGGGTCGATCCCAAACTCGCTCGGACGACTTTCATCTCTCGAATATCTCATTCTCAGGATGAACAACTTAACAGGGGAAATACCATCATCCCTTTACAATCTATCATCCCTGAAGGCCTTAGAACTCGCTTATAACCAACTCGAGGGAACTCTACCCTCCAATATCGGAAATGCTCTTCCGAACCTTCAATTACTTTGTATGAGTTCTAATCAGCTCAGGGGGCGAATTCCAGCATCCTTGTCCAATGCTTCTGAGCTCAACCACCTCGAGCTATCGCTCAATGCATTCCACGGCACGATACCGCCGACCCTTGGTGCCTTGAAGAGTCTCCTGCGGCTCGAACTGGCCACCAATCGACTCGAAGCTAGGAAGCCTAGTGATTGGAGCTTCATTACAGCTCTGACTAACTGCACCAGTCTCTATGTGTTGGATCTTAAAAACAATCTACTGCAAGGCATGATGCCCAAATCACTACTCAATCTTTCCACTAATCTTAATACTCTGGGACTCGCCAACAACCAAATATCAGGAATTATACCTACTGAGATTGAGAAGTTCGTCAATCTAATTTATCTTGATATGAGCATTAATAATTTTCGAGGCACCATTCCCGTAGATATCAGTCATCTTTGGCAATTACAGTACTTAGATCTATCAACTAACACGCTTTCGGGCGAAATTCCTTCCTCTTTGGGCAACCTAACACGAATGGACAAGCTCTATCTCAGCAACAACAAACTTGAAGGAGCCATTCCGCCGATATTAAGCAACATGTTAATGCTAGAGTTGTTAAACCTATCAAATAATAGGCTAAGCGGTAGCATTCCGAAAGAAGCTTTGAGCGTTTCGTCGCTTGCAAGCTTCCTTGACTTGTCACATAATTTACTGAATGATTCAATACCGTCAGAAGTGGGTAACTTGATAAATATCAGGGAGCTTGATCTCTCAAATAACAGGCTCTCTGGTGAGATTCCAGAAAACATCGGCAAATGCACAATCTTGGAAATCCTTCATTTAGAGAATAACTTATTTCAAGGGTACATTCCTTCCTCCTTGAGCAATTTAAGAGGGCTCAAGGACATTGATCTGTCAAAAAACTTCTACTCAGGCCAAATTCCCGCATTCCTTGATGAGCTCCCGGATCTACAATACTTGAATCTCTCATTCAACAGTTTTGAGGGTCGAGTGCCGATGAAAGGGGTTTTTAAGAATGCGAGCAAAGTCTCACTTATCGGAAACCCTAAACTCTGTGGCGGAATTCCAGAATTACACTTGCCGAAATGCACTTCGGATGCCTTTGCAGCAAAACATCACTCTGATTATAAACTCAAGGTAATAGTCATTCCCATAGGTGGagcaattttgtgtttgattatAATCACGGGCTTGCTTCGGATACATCAGTTGATAAAAAAGTCACAGAGAAAGCTGCTGTCAGGGTTTTCCTTAAGAAACCGACACATGAAAATATCTTACGATGAGCTCTTCAAGGCTACAAATGGGTTCTCCTCAGATAATCTGATCGGCACGGGAAGTTTTGGGTCAGTTTATAAAGCCGCCATGAACTATGAAAATGCTGACATCGTCGCGGTGAAAGTGCTTAACCTTCAACAGCATGGGGCTTTCAGGAGTTTTATGTCTGAATGTGAGGCCCTGAGAAGCATTCGACATCGAAATCTTGTGAAAATTCTAACATCGTGCTCTAGTTTGGATCACCACGGTAATGATTTCAAGGCCTTGGTTTTTGAGTACATGCCTAATGGGAGCTTAGAAGAGTGGCTACATTCAAATGCATGCCAGAATAGGCCATTCAGAAGCTTGAGCCTAATCCAGAGGTTGAACATAGCTATCGACATAGCCTCGGCATTAGAGTATCTTCATCACGAAGGATCCGTGCCGATTGTTCACTGTGATCTTAAGCCCAGCAACGTCCTTTTGGACAATGAAATGACGGCGCACTTGGGCGATTTCGGGTTAGCAAAGTTTCTGCGGCAACCGCCTGACGAATCATCTGAGCGTTCATCTACCGGCACTGCGGGAATCAAAGGATCTATTGGTTATGTTCCTCCAG GCTCGGCGATGTGTACAGCTTTGGAATTCTTCTGCTGGAGATGTTTACTGGAATGA
- the LOC109708423 gene encoding probable LRR receptor-like serine/threonine-protein kinase At3g47570 isoform X1, producing MEGFHALFFLINLLHMISTAPCAATAGIKHAASDRAALLSFKSLVNDNPFGVLSSWTNGSFHYCRWRGVSCGRRHQDRVTALDLKSLGLAGSISPSIANLTFIQRIELSDNKLDGRIPEELGSLRRLRYLNLSVNSLHGTIPFSLGAIPATLGNLAQLQYLDLQFNSFTGSIPGSLGNLSSLLFLSLDYNKLLGAMPPTFGSLLSLKTLEIQYNSLTGTIPSTLVNLSSLNWLSLRGNSLHGEIPHFAELPFLSYLNCAINYLSGSIPNSLGRLSSLEYLILRMNNLTGEIPSSLYNLSSLKALELAYNQLEGTLPSNIGNALPNLQLLCMSSNQLRGRIPASLSNASELNHLELSLNAFHGTIPPTLGALKSLLRLELATNRLEARKPSDWSFITALTNCTSLYVLDLKNNLLQGMMPKSLLNLSTNLNTLGLANNQISGIIPTEIEKFVNLIYLDMSINNFRGTIPVDISHLWQLQYLDLSTNTLSGEIPSSLGNLTRMDKLYLSNNKLEGAIPPILSNMLMLELLNLSNNRLSGSIPKEALSVSSLASFLDLSHNLLNDSIPSEVGNLINIRELDLSNNRLSGEIPENIGKCTILEILHLENNLFQGYIPSSLSNLRGLKDIDLSKNFYSGQIPAFLDELPDLQYLNLSFNSFEGRVPMKGVFKNASKVSLIGNPKLCGGIPELHLPKCTSDAFAAKHHSDYKLKVIVIPIGGAILCLIIITGLLRIHQLIKKSQRKLLSGFSLRNRHMKISYDELFKATNGFSSDNLIGTGSFGSVYKAAMNYENADIVAVKVLNLQQHGAFRSFMSECEALRSIRHRNLVKILTSCSSLDHHGNDFKALVFEYMPNGSLEEWLHSNACQNRPFRSLSLIQRLNIAIDIASALEYLHHEGSVPIVHCDLKPSNVLLDNEMTAHLGDFGLAKFLRQPPDESSERSSTGTAGIKGSIGYVPPEYGMGCKPSRLGDVYSFGILLLEMFTGMSPVDDMFKDGLSLRGYVRAAAASPEHLIDIIDRNLRSADNDIAYREECVRDCIVSVFHCGLSCSNELLYERSNMTKVANELSAARERLLNYKQFRSLCHGS from the exons ATGGAAGGCTTCcatgcactattttttctcatcAATCTATTGCATATGATCTCCACCGCCCCGTGCGCCGCAACCGCCGGGATAAAACATGCTGCATCCGACCGCGCTGCTCTCCTCTCCTTCAAGTCCCTCGTCAATGACAATCCGTTCGGAGTGCTCTCCTCGTGGACCAATGGCTCTTTCCACTACTGCAGGTGGCGTGGCGTCTCTTGTGGCCGCCGCCATCAAGACCGGGTCACGGCTCTTGACCTCAAGTCTCTCGGCCTAGCCGGTTCCATATCACCCTCCATAGCCAACCTCACATTCATCCAGAGGATCGAGCTGTCCGACAACAAGCTAGATGGGCGCATCCCAGAAGAGTTAGGTAGCCTACGCCGGCTGCGATATCTTAACCTCAGTGTGAATTCTCTTCACGGAACAATCCCGTTTTCACTTG GAGCCATCCCTGCTACTTTGGGCAATCTTGCTCAGCTTCAATACCTTGATCTACAATTCAATAGCTTTACTGGGTCCATCCCAGGTTCACTTGGCAACCTCTCCTCCCTACTATTTCTTTCTTTAGATTATAATAAACTGTTAGGAGCCATGCCTCCAACCTTTGGTAGCCTTCTCTCCTTGAAGACACTTGAAATCCAATACAATAGTCTCACAGGAACCATTCCATCGACTCTCGTGAATCTCTCCTCTTTGAACTGGCTTTCGCTACGAGGAAACAGCCTTCATGGTGAAATTCCTCACTTTGCAGAACTTCCATTCCTCTCTTACTTGAACTGTGCTATTAATTATCTCTCCGGGTCGATCCCAAACTCGCTCGGACGACTTTCATCTCTCGAATATCTCATTCTCAGGATGAACAACTTAACAGGGGAAATACCATCATCCCTTTACAATCTATCATCCCTGAAGGCCTTAGAACTCGCTTATAACCAACTCGAGGGAACTCTACCCTCCAATATCGGAAATGCTCTTCCGAACCTTCAATTACTTTGTATGAGTTCTAATCAGCTCAGGGGGCGAATTCCAGCATCCTTGTCCAATGCTTCTGAGCTCAACCACCTCGAGCTATCGCTCAATGCATTCCACGGCACGATACCGCCGACCCTTGGTGCCTTGAAGAGTCTCCTGCGGCTCGAACTGGCCACCAATCGACTCGAAGCTAGGAAGCCTAGTGATTGGAGCTTCATTACAGCTCTGACTAACTGCACCAGTCTCTATGTGTTGGATCTTAAAAACAATCTACTGCAAGGCATGATGCCCAAATCACTACTCAATCTTTCCACTAATCTTAATACTCTGGGACTCGCCAACAACCAAATATCAGGAATTATACCTACTGAGATTGAGAAGTTCGTCAATCTAATTTATCTTGATATGAGCATTAATAATTTTCGAGGCACCATTCCCGTAGATATCAGTCATCTTTGGCAATTACAGTACTTAGATCTATCAACTAACACGCTTTCGGGCGAAATTCCTTCCTCTTTGGGCAACCTAACACGAATGGACAAGCTCTATCTCAGCAACAACAAACTTGAAGGAGCCATTCCGCCGATATTAAGCAACATGTTAATGCTAGAGTTGTTAAACCTATCAAATAATAGGCTAAGCGGTAGCATTCCGAAAGAAGCTTTGAGCGTTTCGTCGCTTGCAAGCTTCCTTGACTTGTCACATAATTTACTGAATGATTCAATACCGTCAGAAGTGGGTAACTTGATAAATATCAGGGAGCTTGATCTCTCAAATAACAGGCTCTCTGGTGAGATTCCAGAAAACATCGGCAAATGCACAATCTTGGAAATCCTTCATTTAGAGAATAACTTATTTCAAGGGTACATTCCTTCCTCCTTGAGCAATTTAAGAGGGCTCAAGGACATTGATCTGTCAAAAAACTTCTACTCAGGCCAAATTCCCGCATTCCTTGATGAGCTCCCGGATCTACAATACTTGAATCTCTCATTCAACAGTTTTGAGGGTCGAGTGCCGATGAAAGGGGTTTTTAAGAATGCGAGCAAAGTCTCACTTATCGGAAACCCTAAACTCTGTGGCGGAATTCCAGAATTACACTTGCCGAAATGCACTTCGGATGCCTTTGCAGCAAAACATCACTCTGATTATAAACTCAAGGTAATAGTCATTCCCATAGGTGGagcaattttgtgtttgattatAATCACGGGCTTGCTTCGGATACATCAGTTGATAAAAAAGTCACAGAGAAAGCTGCTGTCAGGGTTTTCCTTAAGAAACCGACACATGAAAATATCTTACGATGAGCTCTTCAAGGCTACAAATGGGTTCTCCTCAGATAATCTGATCGGCACGGGAAGTTTTGGGTCAGTTTATAAAGCCGCCATGAACTATGAAAATGCTGACATCGTCGCGGTGAAAGTGCTTAACCTTCAACAGCATGGGGCTTTCAGGAGTTTTATGTCTGAATGTGAGGCCCTGAGAAGCATTCGACATCGAAATCTTGTGAAAATTCTAACATCGTGCTCTAGTTTGGATCACCACGGTAATGATTTCAAGGCCTTGGTTTTTGAGTACATGCCTAATGGGAGCTTAGAAGAGTGGCTACATTCAAATGCATGCCAGAATAGGCCATTCAGAAGCTTGAGCCTAATCCAGAGGTTGAACATAGCTATCGACATAGCCTCGGCATTAGAGTATCTTCATCACGAAGGATCCGTGCCGATTGTTCACTGTGATCTTAAGCCCAGCAACGTCCTTTTGGACAATGAAATGACGGCGCACTTGGGCGATTTCGGGTTAGCAAAGTTTCTGCGGCAACCGCCTGACGAATCATCTGAGCGTTCATCTACCGGCACTGCGGGAATCAAAGGATCTATTGGTTATGTTCCTCCAG AATATGGAATGGGCTGTAAACCGTCTAGGCTCGGCGATGTGTACAGCTTTGGAATTCTTCTGCTGGAGATGTTTACTGGAATGAGCCCCGTCGACGACATGTTCAAAGATGGTCTGAGCCTTCGTGGATATGTtcgtgctgctgctgcttctcctGAACATCTCATAGACATCATAGACAGAAACCTGCGCTCAGCTGATAATGATATAGCTTATCGAGAAGAGTGTGTGCGAGATTGCATAGTTTCGGTGTTTCACTGCGGTCTCTCGTGCTCGAACGAATTGCTGTACGAACGATCTAACATGACAAAAGTTGCAAATGAGCTGAGTGCAGCAAGAGAGAGGCTTCTTAACTACAAGCAGTTTCGCTCCCTATGCCACGGTTCTTAA